A genomic segment from Glycine max cultivar Williams 82 chromosome 1, Glycine_max_v4.0, whole genome shotgun sequence encodes:
- the LOC100527289 gene encoding Nodulin-16-like precursor, whose amino-acid sequence MDSKTKIALLIPGMLAMLLLFSKVAARDFNEGEVVKETNEEGNAKSDGGGGNLHFMSCSHPTPSGHCPCGCCSGFTESGGCEKCCASPPGGGYP is encoded by the exons atggaTTCGAAGACGAAGATAGCATTACTTATCCCAGGCATGCTGGCCATGCTCCTTCTGTTCTCAAAGGTGGCAGCTAGGGATTTTAACGAGG GTGAGGTTGTCAAAGAGACTAATGAAGAGGGTAATGCCAAATCAGATGGTGGTGGGGGTAACCTTCATTTTATGTCTTGTTCACATCCAACTCCAAGTGGACATTGCCCATGTGGCTGTTGTTCGGGGTTCACAGAGTCGGGAGGTTGCGAAAAGTGCTGTGCTAGCCCTCCAGGTGGTGGTTATCCCTAG